From a single Marinobacter sp. ANT_B65 genomic region:
- a CDS encoding transposase, with the protein MPKMITGKKTQQYSTEFKVKAVEWSHQAHRSVKSVAEALGIHPFMLSRWRKEYREGKFVMKRVKKAPADAKKKIQEQDEVARLKRRVSELQEENDILKKFQRFQAEERRKRSGSSGNTDGNTA; encoded by the coding sequence ATGCCGAAGATGATCACGGGGAAGAAAACCCAGCAGTACAGCACTGAGTTCAAAGTCAAAGCGGTGGAGTGGAGTCACCAGGCCCACCGCAGCGTCAAAAGCGTTGCCGAAGCGCTAGGTATTCACCCCTTCATGCTGTCACGCTGGCGCAAGGAATATCGTGAAGGAAAGTTCGTCATGAAACGGGTCAAGAAAGCACCAGCAGACGCCAAGAAGAAAATACAGGAGCAGGATGAGGTTGCCCGCCTGAAACGCCGCGTATCGGAGCTTCAGGAGGAAAATGACATCCTAAAAAAGTTTCAACGTTTTCAGGCCGAGGAACGACGGAAGCGTTCCGGTTCGTCTGGAAACACCGACGGGAATACAGCATAA
- a CDS encoding GFA family protein, with protein MGLKGSCLCGEISYEIDPLDMPIVHCHCQTCRKAHAAPFASTAGVKRENFRWLSGINSISTFESSPGKLRHFCKRCGSHLVAERPAQPHVIVRVATLDDDPGLKPEAHIWVSHDVPWLEYDRVCKHSEWRDDI; from the coding sequence ATGGGGCTGAAGGGAAGCTGTTTGTGTGGCGAGATAAGTTACGAAATCGACCCTTTAGATATGCCGATTGTGCATTGTCATTGTCAGACTTGTCGTAAAGCCCATGCGGCCCCATTTGCCTCCACGGCTGGAGTAAAGCGCGAGAACTTCCGCTGGCTCAGCGGCATAAATTCTATTTCTACGTTCGAATCATCTCCTGGAAAATTGCGCCATTTTTGCAAACGCTGTGGTTCTCATTTGGTCGCCGAGAGGCCTGCACAGCCACACGTAATTGTTCGGGTCGCCACTCTGGACGATGATCCCGGGTTGAAGCCAGAGGCCCATATCTGGGTGTCGCACGATGTGCCATGGCTTGAGTACGATAGGGTGTGTAAGCATAGCGAATGGCGCGACGACATTTAA
- a CDS encoding LysM peptidoglycan-binding domain-containing protein, translating to MKNVKLTLVTALSVLALTFAGVVSADNNGGSNNHKQQNEVTYTKKVNKNVSKNNAKTVVVTKNVKSTNKKVVVKSIPAKKVVVTKIVVKQPAKTKQQFYTVRSGDNLSLISARTGVSVKTLAKLNQIKHINNIRIGQILRIL from the coding sequence ATGAAAAACGTAAAATTAACTTTAGTAACAGCTCTTTCGGTTTTGGCTTTAACTTTTGCAGGCGTGGTATCAGCGGATAACAACGGCGGATCTAATAACCATAAACAACAAAATGAAGTTACTTATACAAAGAAGGTAAATAAAAACGTTAGCAAGAATAATGCGAAGACAGTAGTCGTTACTAAGAACGTTAAGAGTACTAACAAGAAAGTTGTTGTTAAAAGTATCCCAGCCAAGAAGGTTGTCGTTACAAAGATAGTGGTAAAACAGCCTGCTAAGACTAAACAACAATTTTATACTGTTCGTTCTGGTGATAATTTGTCACTTATTTCTGCAAGAACTGGAGTTAGTGTGAAGACGCTTGCAAAATTGAATCAGATTAAGCATATAAACAACATACGTATTGGACAGATATTGAGAATTCTATAA
- a CDS encoding IS110 family transposase — protein sequence MNVTTIGIDLAKTVFSIHGTNQYGKVVVRKRLNRPKLLAFFAQLPPCLIGMEACSGAHYWAREMTRLGHDARIIAPRFVAPYRKSSKNDDNDAEAICEAVGRPNMRFVAIKTEDQQAVLCLHRIRRGLIKERTAQINQIRGLLAEFGLIIPQGRYHARHRIPEILEDAENGLPMLARRLLNNINXRILQLDEEILAYDREIEAMARRDEQAKRLMAIPGIGPQTATAILASAPDPRQFKSGRHFAAWLGLVPRQYSTGGKPRLGRITKRGDKYLRTLLIHGTRAVIAKLSDKNDRLSSWAKELVERRGYKRAAVALAAKNARIIWALLMNQTEFKTQPVEG from the coding sequence ATGAATGTTACAACTATTGGCATCGATCTGGCGAAAACTGTGTTCAGTATTCATGGCACCAATCAATACGGCAAGGTCGTGGTTCGCAAACGGCTTAATCGCCCTAAACTGCTGGCGTTCTTTGCACAGCTGCCACCGTGCCTGATCGGTATGGAAGCCTGTTCTGGTGCCCACTACTGGGCACGGGAGATGACCAGGCTCGGCCACGATGCCCGGATCATTGCCCCCCGCTTTGTTGCCCCCTATCGCAAGAGCAGCAAGAACGACGACAACGATGCCGAGGCCATCTGCGAAGCTGTCGGTCGACCCAATATGCGTTTCGTAGCGATCAAGACCGAGGATCAACAAGCGGTACTTTGCCTACACCGCATTCGTCGTGGGCTGATCAAAGAACGCACGGCCCAGATCAACCAGATTCGTGGACTGCTGGCTGAGTTCGGGCTGATCATCCCTCAAGGGCGCTATCACGCTCGACACCGGATTCCAGAAATCCTGGAGGATGCCGAAAACGGCTTACCCATGCTGGCAAGGCGATTACTCAACAACATCAACCNGCGCATCCTACAACTTGATGAAGAGATCCTGGCTTATGACAGGGAAATCGAAGCCATGGCCCGGCGTGATGAGCAAGCCAAGCGCCTGATGGCTATCCCTGGCATTGGACCACAAACCGCGACAGCCATTCTCGCCAGCGCTCCTGATCCCAGACAATTCAAAAGCGGACGACATTTTGCCGCCTGGCTGGGTCTGGTGCCCCGGCAATATTCGACGGGTGGCAAACCCCGATTGGGCAGAATCACCAAGCGCGGAGACAAATATCTTCGAACGCTGTTAATTCATGGCACCCGNGCAGTCATAGCGAAATTATCCGATAAGAATGACCGGCTAAGCAGTTGGGCCAAAGAGTTGGTAGAGCGACGTGGGTACAAGCGGGCAGCCGTCGCGTTGGCAGCGAAGAATGCCCGGATTATATGGGCACTGCTCATGAATCAGACAGAGTTTAAAACGCAGCCTGTGGAGGGCTGA
- a CDS encoding DUF3553 domain-containing protein, with amino-acid sequence MEYKKGDRVKHPSKEDWGLGEVLENSNGATVRVFFVGAGEKTLSLQYVQPIKVEGNEANNAVLDNLKISKSSSGIKYQSLPQSIQFFLEEFPEGFYGEKFKEHERDYKEKAHALARDLLGKEAFFGLLESEDYSEIVKRALKVANATNLIFPNEKMSLKDGLQASEAQKKFSKSLYSLLYGEEELEKRFADFAKVLEYIDAAKWTTASYFLFIIHPDKYMFVKPTITQYSSELCGYEVNYKPQLNWLTYKSVLGFSEYIRSEISELKPRDMIDVQSFMWCIAPGTYGGV; translated from the coding sequence ATGGAATATAAGAAAGGCGATAGAGTCAAGCACCCAAGCAAAGAAGACTGGGGGCTTGGTGAAGTTCTCGAAAATAGTAACGGAGCCACAGTCCGTGTGTTCTTTGTTGGTGCCGGAGAAAAGACATTATCTCTACAATACGTTCAGCCAATCAAAGTAGAAGGTAACGAGGCAAATAACGCTGTCCTTGATAATCTCAAAATCAGCAAATCCTCAAGCGGCATCAAATATCAAAGCCTCCCTCAATCCATACAGTTTTTCTTAGAGGAATTTCCAGAAGGCTTTTACGGCGAAAAATTCAAGGAGCATGAAAGGGATTACAAAGAAAAAGCCCATGCCTTAGCCCGTGATCTTTTAGGAAAAGAGGCTTTTTTCGGGCTATTGGAATCAGAAGATTACTCTGAAATAGTGAAACGTGCATTAAAGGTTGCCAATGCAACGAATCTAATATTCCCCAATGAAAAAATGTCATTAAAGGATGGGCTGCAAGCTTCTGAGGCTCAGAAGAAATTCAGTAAATCTTTATATTCGCTGCTCTATGGTGAGGAAGAATTAGAGAAACGGTTTGCTGATTTTGCCAAGGTTCTCGAATATATTGATGCCGCCAAATGGACAACTGCATCTTATTTCTTGTTCATAATTCACCCTGACAAGTATATGTTTGTAAAACCAACTATTACTCAATATTCGTCAGAGTTGTGTGGTTACGAGGTAAATTACAAGCCGCAGTTGAATTGGCTCACTTACAAGTCGGTTCTTGGCTTTTCAGAATATATCAGGTCTGAAATATCGGAGTTGAAACCAAGAGACATGATTGATGTTCAATCTTTCATGTGGTGCATTGCACCCGGAACGTATGGTGGCGTATAA
- a CDS encoding excalibur calcium-binding domain-containing protein: MIEILLYAGLGIFIIGGIGLLIAAFRTHILWGLGVLLLAPVGIIYLILHWHDAKGPFKLQVFGLLIIVGFAYVNGGITLPSSVKSTLAGIDNSTPMISWGDSSNIQNQRFTCDGRQHCSQMRSRAEAEFFNKSCPNTKMDGDRDGVPCENDSRF, translated from the coding sequence GTGATCGAGATACTTCTATATGCCGGTCTAGGCATATTCATTATCGGTGGAATTGGCTTGCTGATCGCGGCTTTTAGAACCCACATACTCTGGGGGCTTGGCGTTTTATTACTTGCGCCAGTTGGCATAATTTATTTGATCCTTCACTGGCATGATGCGAAAGGCCCATTCAAGCTACAGGTCTTCGGCTTGCTGATAATTGTGGGCTTTGCCTACGTGAATGGCGGAATAACACTGCCCTCATCGGTAAAATCAACCTTGGCCGGCATAGATAATTCCACACCGATGATTTCGTGGGGAGACTCATCCAATATACAGAATCAACGATTCACGTGTGATGGCAGGCAACACTGCAGCCAAATGCGTTCAAGAGCTGAAGCCGAGTTCTTCAACAAAAGCTGCCCCAACACAAAAATGGATGGCGATCGTGACGGCGTACCTTGTGAGAACGATTCAAGATTTTAG
- a CDS encoding GFA family protein — protein MKQTGSCLCGGIQYEINGPLTDVLNCHCSMCRKLHASAFRTRAKVRSSDWNTVKGEELLKFYESSPGEHKGFCSNCGSSLYTKFDAAPEVYGFPLGTLDTDPGVKAERHVYVGSKAPWFNITDDLPQNAEYD, from the coding sequence ATGAAGCAAACAGGTAGTTGTCTCTGCGGGGGTATTCAGTACGAAATCAATGGTCCTCTGACGGATGTTCTGAACTGTCACTGTTCAATGTGCCGGAAGCTTCATGCCTCGGCGTTCAGAACGCGGGCTAAGGTGCGGTCCTCGGATTGGAACACCGTCAAAGGTGAGGAGTTACTGAAGTTCTACGAATCCTCCCCGGGTGAGCACAAAGGCTTTTGCTCAAACTGCGGCTCTAGCCTCTACACTAAATTCGATGCAGCCCCCGAGGTCTATGGTTTCCCACTTGGAACACTTGATACCGACCCGGGAGTTAAAGCGGAGCGCCACGTGTACGTTGGCAGTAAGGCGCCCTGGTTCAATATCACGGACGATCTGCCTCAGAATGCGGAATACGACTGA
- a CDS encoding IS110 family transposase codes for MNITTIGIDLAKTVFSIHGTNPYGKVVVRKRLNRPKLLAFFAQLPPCLIGMEACSGAHYWARELTRLGHDARIIAPRFVAPYRKSSKNDDNDAEAICEAVGRPNMRFVPIKTEDQQAVLCLHRIRRGLIKERTAQINQIRGLLAEFGLIIPQGRYHARHRIPEILEDAENGLPMLARRLLNNINQRILQLDEDILAYDREIEAMARRDEQAKRLMAIPGIGPQTATAILASAPDPRQFKSGRHFAAWLGLVPRQYSTGGKPRLGRITKRGDKYLRTLLIHGTRAVIAKLADKNDRLSGWARNLVERRGYKRAAVALAAKNARIIWALLMNQTEFKTQPVEG; via the coding sequence ATGAATATTACAACTATTGGCATCGATTTGGCGAAAACTGTGTTCAGTATTCATGGCACCAATCCATACGGCAAGGTCGTGGTTCGCAAACGGCTTAATCGCCCTAAACTGCTGGCGTTCTTCGCACAACTGCCGCCGTGCCTGATCGGCATGGAAGCCTGCTCGGGTGCCCACTACTGGGCTCGTGAGTTAACCAGGCTTGGCCACGATGCCCGGATCATCGCACCCCGATTCGTAGCGCCCTACCGCAAGAGCAGTAAAAACGACGACAACGATGCCGAGGCCATCTGCGAAGCTGTCGGTCGACCCAATATGCGTTTCGTCCCGATCAAAACCGAGGATCAACAAGCGGTACTTTGCCTACACCGCATTCGCCGTGGGCTGATCAAAGAACGCACAGCCCAGATCAACCAGATTCGTGGGCTGCTGGCTGAGTTCGGACTGATCATCCCTCAAGGGCGCTATCACGCTCGACATCGGATTCCAGAAATCCTGGAGGATGCCGAAAATGGCTTGCCCATGCTGGCACGGCGTCTACTCAACAACATCAACCAGCGCATTCTCCAGCTCGACGAAGATATTCTGGCTTACGACCGGGAAATCGAAGCGATGGCCCGGCGCGACGAACAGGCCAAACGGTTGATGGCCATTCCAGGTATCGGGCCACAAACCGCCACTGCGATATTGGCCAGTGCGCCCGATCCCAGACAGTTCAAAAGCGGACGACACTTCGCCGCCTGGCTGGGGCTGGTACCCAGACAATACTCGACCGGAGGCAAACCCCGATTGGGCAGGATTACCAAGCGCGGGGACAAATACCTGAGAACACTGCTCATCCATGGCACTCGAGCGGTGATCGCAAAACTTGCCGATAAAAACGATCGGCTCAGTGGCTGGGCCAGAAATCTGGTGGAACGTCGCGGATACAAACGAGCCGCTGTCGCATTAGCGGCCAAGAATGCGCGAATTATATGGGCGCTACTGATGAACCAGACTGAATTTAAAACACAGCCTGTAGAGGGCTGA